From the Leptospira sp. WS60.C2 genome, one window contains:
- the serS gene encoding serine--tRNA ligase: MLDINRIVQNPEELLSTLQKRGVVSSDIEAKIKNVSEKQRKLKLEAEELRAERNRVSKEIGILKSQGKDITEISNSMKGVGDRIKAIEEELSKEEESLHELNLGLPNLLDPAVPEGKSEEDNVLVRQWGEIPKLSFEAKTHFDIGEKLGIFDFERGVKLSGARFYTYRGLGAKLERALMNLMLDTHTSENGYEEMWVPVLVNDESMTATGQLPKFAEDFYRLEKDGLNLIPTAEVPLTNYYRDEIISEKDLPISVCAHTSCFRREAGSYGRDTRGLVRVHQFQKVELVKFVEPEKSGEEHEKMLKDAESILQKLKLPYRVMLLCSKDMSSASSKTYDIEVWMPGLGRFMEISSVSNFKDYQARRGKIRYKSKEGKNLLVHTLNGSGLAIGRTLAAVIENYQKEDGTFQIPDVLQPYIR; this comes from the coding sequence ATGCTTGATATCAATCGTATTGTGCAAAATCCGGAAGAATTACTCTCCACCTTACAAAAACGCGGTGTTGTTTCTTCTGACATTGAAGCAAAAATCAAAAATGTATCTGAAAAACAAAGAAAACTTAAACTAGAAGCCGAAGAACTTCGTGCAGAACGAAATCGTGTTTCGAAAGAGATTGGGATTCTAAAGTCGCAAGGAAAAGACATCACAGAAATATCCAATTCCATGAAGGGTGTCGGCGATCGAATTAAAGCGATTGAAGAGGAACTTTCAAAAGAAGAAGAATCTTTACATGAACTGAATTTGGGTCTTCCCAATTTACTCGATCCTGCAGTTCCAGAAGGGAAATCAGAAGAAGACAATGTTCTTGTGAGACAATGGGGAGAAATTCCAAAACTTTCGTTTGAGGCAAAGACACATTTTGATATCGGAGAAAAATTGGGAATTTTTGATTTTGAGCGTGGAGTGAAACTTTCGGGAGCTCGTTTTTACACCTATCGTGGCTTAGGTGCGAAATTAGAAAGAGCCTTGATGAATCTAATGCTCGACACTCATACCTCAGAAAATGGGTATGAGGAGATGTGGGTTCCTGTTCTTGTAAACGATGAATCCATGACAGCCACCGGGCAACTTCCTAAATTTGCCGAAGATTTTTATCGTTTGGAAAAAGACGGATTGAATTTAATTCCAACGGCAGAAGTTCCACTCACTAATTACTATCGGGATGAAATTATCTCTGAAAAAGATTTACCAATTTCTGTTTGTGCACATACATCTTGCTTTCGAAGAGAAGCTGGTTCTTATGGAAGAGACACACGTGGTCTTGTGCGGGTGCATCAGTTTCAAAAAGTGGAACTAGTAAAATTTGTAGAACCAGAGAAATCAGGTGAAGAACACGAAAAAATGCTGAAAGATGCGGAATCCATTCTGCAAAAATTGAAGCTTCCGTATCGAGTCATGTTACTTTGTAGTAAAGATATGTCGAGTGCGTCTTCTAAAACCTATGACATTGAAGTTTGGATGCCAGGACTTGGTCGATTTATGGAAATTTCTTCTGTTTCTAACTTCAAAGACTATCAAGCAAGGCGTGGAAAAATTCGATACAAGTCAAAGGAAGGAAAAAACCTGCTCGTCCATACTTTGAATGGTTCCGGTCTTGCGATCGGTCGAACACTGGCAGCAGTGATTGAAAACTACCAAAAAGAAGATGGAACCTTCCAAATTCCGGATGTTCTACAACCATACATCCGCTAA
- a CDS encoding TatD family hydrolase has protein sequence MGYSTIDTHCHLDIIREQGQSIEETLEKSRKVGVDRMVQIGIDLPSSNEAVRISETFSTNDLQISYSIGCHPTETHEFPNADQILDLAKSRIHDPKFAAIGEIGVDLYHDASTRTQQNDVLRKFLDFSANHQLPVVIHSRDAFADTYEALKEFKSKAFGVIHCFTYDYESAKQFVDLGYYISFSGIVTFKSATDIQEAAKKIPLESILIETDAPFLSPMPHRGKRNDSSHLPYVLEKMFSLRTEPNAEVADKIYKNSIKFTERKAYHHA, from the coding sequence ATGGGATATTCGACCATAGACACACATTGCCATTTAGACATAATTCGAGAACAAGGACAAAGCATCGAAGAAACCCTGGAGAAATCCCGAAAGGTTGGAGTAGACCGAATGGTTCAGATCGGCATTGATCTACCAAGTTCTAACGAAGCTGTTCGTATTTCAGAAACATTTTCAACAAATGACTTACAGATCTCTTATTCAATTGGTTGCCATCCAACAGAAACGCATGAATTTCCAAATGCGGATCAAATTCTAGATTTAGCCAAATCCCGAATCCATGATCCTAAGTTTGCGGCGATTGGTGAGATTGGTGTGGATCTTTATCATGATGCAAGCACACGTACGCAACAAAATGATGTATTGCGAAAGTTTTTAGATTTTTCAGCGAATCATCAACTTCCAGTGGTCATCCATTCGCGTGATGCGTTTGCCGATACGTATGAAGCATTGAAAGAATTTAAATCAAAAGCATTCGGAGTGATCCATTGTTTCACTTATGATTACGAGTCGGCAAAACAATTTGTAGATCTTGGCTATTATATTTCTTTTTCTGGAATTGTTACGTTTAAATCAGCAACGGACATTCAAGAAGCGGCAAAGAAAATTCCTTTAGAATCTATTTTAATCGAAACGGATGCTCCTTTTTTATCACCGATGCCACACCGTGGAAAACGAAATGATTCTTCTCACTTGCCTTATGTATTAGAAAAAATGTTTTCTCTCCGAACAGAACCGAATGCAGAAGTGGCAGACAAAATTTATAAAAACTCAATAAAATTTACCGAAAGAAAGGCCTATCACCATGCTTGA